Genomic segment of Dromiciops gliroides isolate mDroGli1 chromosome 3, mDroGli1.pri, whole genome shotgun sequence:
gtgaCGTGAAAAGCTTCCCGGTGCTTTGGGAAGTATAATTCAGAAagtttgtgggtttgttttttgtggggaggggcaggggttgGGAAAGTAAATGAATCTTACCCAGTGGAGCATAGCAGAAGATAGGAGGCGATAAAGTACCAATCATTTTTCGAATCTTCTCggaattttaataaaatagaacTCAATTTATTTAAATCTGTATTCAAAACTGCTAATTACATGAGTAAACAATGCACCTATGAAAACTCTTCTAACATATGACTACTCAGTTTTTCCCTATCTGAATGATACAATtatgaaaaactaaaccaaaccaaTAATCTAGCAATATGACAAACGGCTCCTCACAAAAATTCACATTATTTCCATTCTGTCTTTTCAtgtagtttttgttttaaaaaagacttattttccccttttccctaaaTGAGCTTGTGACATTCATTATTACTCATTGCCCTATGACCATGATTGTTACAATCTCCATTATTCAAATAGAGGGGAAACTCACCCTTTGAGGACACCCAAGACTCTGCTTTGCAGTTAACAACATCCTGAGATAACAATATGTCTGGTGTTCTATAAACGGCACAATAATAAGGTCATTCCAGCCTGGCTGAGTCTTTTGAAGAGCTCATGCAAGCTTCCCACGGAGTTCCAAGGTTGATGCATTTGGGGCTTGCTATTGGGTACTGTGTGAGATGGCAGTACTTTCTCCTAAGATCTGAGTAACAGAATTTTTGCTCCAAGTTGGCCTCAAAgctgagaggggaggagaagttgCAAGCACCACTGTCTCATTTCTGTGTCTCCTCTAACTCTCAAATGATGAGAGGTTAGGACTGCACAGCTCCTGCCTCTTCTTGGTCAAAACTTCCCGATGTGGCTTGTAGGCACATTTGGTTCTTCACTAGGGGCCAAGCAAGAGGACAATGTAGTGACTCTCAGTCTCCCAGATCAAGAAGTAagtaggtgggggcagctaggtggcacagtggatagagcaccggccctggagtcaggaggactggagttcaaatctggcctcagacacttaacacttactagctgtgtgaccctgggcaagtcacttaactccaactgcctcactaaaaaaaaaaaaaaagaaaaaaaaaaaaagaagtaagtagGTGGGCGTCCGAAGGCCTGTCCTTGTAGTTGGGGGGTAGAGGGGTTTCCATGCCCTTTCCATGTAGTttctgggaaggaggaggaggctaAAGGGCTAAGCTTAAGCATCTTCCTTTCCCATCTTTGTTTCAAGTTCAGACCAGGCTGAAGGTGTGAAAAAGGCTCATGATCCCAGGATGTTTTTTCAGGAAACTTGAACTTTATTCCATTTAGTTCCATCTTAGCTGCAAACCAGAGTTAGGAAATACCAAGCTTGTGCCATAAAAGGcagcttcctttcttcctctaacGACTTTTTAAGTGAGTACTGAGTTTTCATCTCTAACAACCCCAAAATATGCTGGTGCTTCCTGAACAAAGCACGGGCTCAGATCCAGGACAACCACCTTTTACTTCAGTATTTTAATgacaataatttgtttttattcaaatttttatggggaagaaaatgaaacataAGAAAACAGGGAAAATTGCAGGGATACAgtaggaaatgtaggtgatgtgaAAAAAAGCAGTTatcaatccattaaaaaaaaaaaaaacaggggcagctaggtggcgcagtggatagagcaccggccctggactcaggaggatcggagttcaaatccagtctcagacacttgacacttactagctgtgtgactctgggcaagttacttaaccccaaatgcctcaccaaaaaaccaaaccaaaccaaaccaaaccaaaaaaacaaaacaaaacaaaaccaactgaGTGTAGTTGAAATAAATTCCTGGATTATCAACAGGAAGCTAGGGATGTTCAAGGCATATCACCAACCTTATGatattgttttataaatattatccctaGTATATATGAGGAATAATCCTAATTAAATTAAATGCTTTTGGAATAGCTAAAAGGCACAGTGTATGgtgtgctgggcctagagtcaggtagacctgagctcaaatcctgcctcagatacacatgcacatattagctgtgggaccctgggtaagtcatttaaccactgccTGATtcggtttcttcctctataaaacgGAATTGATAATATCAAGTGCCTTTAAGGCACTTTAAGAGGTGAagtgaagatcaagtgaggtagtatttgtaaagctttgcaaaccttaaagtgttatataaatgctagtgagttttgctattatttcccccattcaGACTTGTGTTTTATGCACATGAGAAACTGCAAGTGTGTAAGCTCCTCCCCCTGACACACACAGGCATCCAGCCTGGAACCAGACAGTCTTCACAAGAGAGACTGGAGAAGGCAGAGGATCTGTGCAGGATGGCTCACAGGGCCAGCAAGGATCGGAGACTGGACTCCAACGCAGGTCTTCATCATCCCAAGGCTGGCCTCCTATCTGTACCATAACATATGGTGCACATACTCCGATTCAACATGTTCTTCCAGTTACATTCTCTGCACAGCTGTGGATGTTCAAtggaactgtttttaaaaaaaagttttaagaatcCTGTTCCTGAGTCCCTCTGAACCAACCCAGGCTACTAAAGCTGGAGGGACTTTAGACAGAGCAATGGTTTGCTTTTTCTTGGCTGGAAGAGCCAGACTAGTGCCCGAGTTCAGCTTATTTGCAGCAAATGTGGCTCGTGCCTCATTCCGTTCACTGGGCCTTGGAATTTCTCATCCTGAAGCCAAACAGCTTCTTCCCTGACGACCAAGACGTGGATTTGGCTGAGGAATTCTCCCAAGATTCAAAGAGAAGAAGACAGCCTTCTGTGCACTGAGGAGGTCTTCCATGGGGGGCTTGTAGAAAGACAGCCTCAGACTCACACAAGATGAAATGAACTGAGGTAAAAATCATGGTTCAGGCAAAATAAACCAAAGTTTTAAAATGATCTCAAACTATGTCATTCATCATAGGCCAAGATAAAAAAGCAAAACgggtgatttttattatattttaacttttaaCTCGATTATGAAACAAGATCCTGTCTGCTAAAACCTGAGTCACTTCTTCTCGGGAGGAGGCAGCGGCTCCCTTATTGCCTGGCTTTCAGCAAAGGCGCCAGGATACTGCCTGCGTTCCTGTCCTCACTCTCTGAGCTGTACAGGTTGTGCTTTTCGATGTATTGTCGGACAGCCTCCGGCACCAGGTAGCGGATGCTCTGGCCTCTCCTCAGAGCTCGCCGAATCTTTGTGGACGAGATGTCATTGGTAATCCATTCATTCACCAGGTGAATGTTGTTCTTATGTTTCCAAAGAACATCTGACTCATAGATAAATTTCTCGGCGTTATTTCCATTCCGGGTGACACACACGAGCCCGTACTTTGCCACGATGGTGCTGATATCCTCCGGTTTCCACAAGTTGGGGACACCAAAAGACTCCAGAAAGTCTGCCCCACACAGCAACTTCAACTGTGGCGGACCTGGGGAGAAGAACAAAAGAAGAATTTTAACAGGAATTTCTCTATTGTCTTCTGCCTCAACAAAGATCCTTCCCTCATTTCTGAAATGGTAGCTAGAAACTTGGACTAAGTTTACCCCTCACACCAAGCACCAACAACACTCCCCCCACACCAGGCCCTTCTCTACCTTCTCCATTAAACATAACGGAAAAAGGAATTCTCCCACTGGGGATCCTGGGCTTTGGAAGTGGCTCTGTCCAATCCCGGGCCCCTCAGCAAAGTCTGACCAAATGTACTgaccctttttttgtggggtaggtgGCCTCTTTTCACTAAAATCTGGGCAGTCATcagtcctcttcctcttccctccaggAAGTACTGGGGAAACAGAGGCCCTTGTGCTATTGTCAGAGTTCCTAGCTTCCAATTTCTGTTGATGGTAGCTGCAAATAGAACAGGAGAAGCTCATGGACACTCAGACACAAGCACAGCTTCCTCTCCTCCCAGGCAGGTGCCACTAGGCAGAATACTGCTTTAGTTGTGTTTTGTTCCCAActgatcaattaattaattaattgatggaTGAActggttaattaattaattaaatcattgattcactgattgattgacttgaatataataaacatttttatttatagtttggggttccaatttttatcccttcttccctctctctcttcccctctccctgagacagcaagcaatcagatataggttatacatgtacaattatgtaaaacattaccatagtagtcattttgtacaagaaaactgattaaaagggaaaaaaatgaaagaaagtgaaaaatagcatgcttcattctgttctgTCAatatcccttcttcttcttcttcttcttctttttggtgaggcaattggggttaagtgacttgcccagggtcacacagctagtaagtgtcaagtgtctgaggccagatttgaactcaggtactcctgactccagggccggtgctctatccactgcaccacctagctgtccccaatatcccttctttctttggaagtggatagcatgtttcatcaataatcctttgggattgtctcggatcattgtattgttgagaatagtcaagtcattcacagtgcctcatcaaacaatattgctgtcattatgcacaatgttctcctgattctgctcacttcactatacatcagttcatacaagtctttccaggtctttctgaaatcatcctgcttgtcatttttatcaccatcatataccacagtttgtccagccattccccaattgatgagcatcccttcgatttccaattcttagccaccacgaaaagagctgctataatatttttgtacaaataggtctttttctcgttttggggatgtctctgggatataaacctagcatggTATTGCgggaatcaaagggtatgctcagttctatagcccttaaggcatagttccaaattgctctccagaatggttggatcttttcacaactccaccaacagtggattaactgCTTTAGTTTTTACCAAAGCTTCCTGGGTATCTGATGTGTTCAATCATCTCTAGAAACTTAATGCCTGTTACTTGATTTCATCCCCAGTAGCAGAGTCCTCTCCTGACTTGGTCCCATGCTACCTTCATTAGACCACCCTCAAAGGTCAGGATGCAGAATGGGCAGGAAGACTGTGCAAAAAGAACTCACTCCACAAAGCGATGTGAATTTATGGACCCGTCCCAGGGCTAGAAAAGTCTTTGAGTTATGTCAAATATAAGCGGGGAGGATGGAATGGTCAGGACGCTTTGGTATTTTTAAAGTTGTAGCCTCGGTGGATCTCTCTCTGCCCACACCAATCCATGCtaccaaaaatttattaagtgcagcTCTGACCAAGACACCCTCCTCCTCACCAAACTCCACTggttccctatcatctccaggatcttCACCTCCATGTCCTGGTCTCCCTCCCCTGtgtggttatctccaatttatccttctcTATCtagtttgtacacagttgtttacatgttgcctcccccatcaGACCGGGAGCTCCCTGAGGGAGAAGGAGTGAGAAGGCAGCTGGCCTCTCTGGGGAAGAGGAAGATCAAATAGGAAAGAATCATCTTTCTTTAGGTGATAAGAAGGTGAAGACCACCCTCCTGCACATGAGGGTAGAACAGTGAGAGCGTCTGGAATTCGACGAGTCACCCGTGGACAGTCTTGGGTGAAACAGAAATGACAACAGATGGCAGGGGGGAGGAAGTGTGCAGGTCAcgcttccccttccctccccactcccagtgAGGGCCTCTGTACAACTACCGAGTAGGGGTCCTTGTGAGATGCTTCAACAGTAGAAAGGCTTTTCACATTCTTAAATTTCTTCAGGATGCTGAAGGGTAATTGTCCACTGAAACTGTATGTGCTGGCCTGGAGCCCTGGATGCCCCTCAGGAGGCCCAGAGGCCCCGGGGCTCAGTGTGTGAGAGGCCCTGAATGACAGGGAACAGGGCAAGCTCTCGGTACATACCCAAGCACTTTGGCCGTCTCTATCCACTCCTTCTGAAGACTTTCCCAGGTGTCTACCTCCACCCATTGGGAGTTCTGCGTGGCAAGCTGTGCCATCATAATTCGATGGTGGGCATTGATGAGGCCTTTCTTCTTATACGCATCACCAACAGGGGAAATGATGCCTTTGGTAACATTATATTCTCCTGGGTAACAGAGTTAAGATGAAGGGTAGTTAGACCAGCTCAGATTTTTCATGCAGTACAAGTATTTTGTAGGCAAAAATTCCTAACACCTCATCATGGGATAAGGTGATCCTGGGCACCAACGCTCTGCTATGTCAGCTGGGCTCAAATGCTGGCAAAGCTTAACCAAGACAGAAAGGGCCCAGTGACAACCTCCGTGTCTGACGTAAAAAACCAGCTAAAACATAGGGAAGCTCATCCCTGGAACTATCTTTGAAGATGTAGAAGGGCTGCaatctgtattggtggagggaggACCCATACACACTGATAAAGGAGTCCTTCCAGGAGGCAGGAATTAGGAACCATTCCCTTTAAGTTGCAGAGCTCTTTTACTGGCTTTTTAACTTAGTGACAGAAGTTTCTCTGACCGGCACAAAAGGAGTCCATGAGATTGAGGCCAGAAGGGGACTAAGAGACCATCTCTGCCCATTTGTCCCAACATGGCAGACCCTcgtcagagaaggtgctgtgctccttgagcaaagcagaattgatgccgctcaaaagaaacatgagatgcacaaatttagagactgCGCCCCAAATGGATTGATTGTGCCCACTCTGTGTCtcacattggtctgatcagcctcGGTGGGACACACTGGGCCTTGACTCTACTGCA
This window contains:
- the NMNAT1 gene encoding nicotinamide/nicotinic acid mononucleotide adenylyltransferase 1; this translates as MEDLENRTEVVLLACGSFNPITNMHLRLFELAKDYMNETGEYNVTKGIISPVGDAYKKKGLINAHHRIMMAQLATQNSQWVEVDTWESLQKEWIETAKVLGYHQQKLEARNSDNSTRASVSPVLPGGKRKRTDDCPDFSEKRPPTPQKKGPPQLKLLCGADFLESFGVPNLWKPEDISTIVAKYGLVCVTRNGNNAEKFIYESDVLWKHKNNIHLVNEWITNDISSTKIRRALRRGQSIRYLVPEAVRQYIEKHNLYSSESEDRNAGSILAPLLKARQ